In the Bordetella genomosp. 10 genome, one interval contains:
- a CDS encoding ATPase, T2SS/T4P/T4SS family, with translation MLELDLRFDDGANRLVRLAPPVLVGRASHCDVRIRHWRVGREHARLSVVAMGIVIDDLGALAGTLVNGRRVAQHGPLGPGDEILVGPCLIRARLIGHPDSEGEASPPGTGGAIGMRAVAGQPGDAGGEREGDGEGNEEGNGEGNVKDNVKGRDQGRDQDKRGGKSDKPDEHAAALEPSAAPSCREPPTHGLASGASTPSAACQAAFEMLPHRRRLHAALLDALDLRRRDVARMSDAMLRSEAQRLLEDLVREDGHLPLHADRRALLRQVLDEAVGLGPLSPLLEDPAISEIMVNRHDEIYIERRGRLLRHGATFSSEQAVLGVIERIVAPIGRRIDESAPMVDARLPDGSRVNAVVAPIALKGACLTIRKFPRHALTMEDLQRIGSLDAAMTQFLTLCVREKVNLVVAGGTGSGKTTLLNILSNAIPDDERIVTIEDAAELRLRHAHLVGLEARPANQEGRGRIEIRDLVRNALRMRPDRIIVGECRGAEAFDMLAAMNTGHEGSMTTLHANSPRDALARLETMILMAGMDLPLAAVREHIASSIHVIVQQARLPDGRRVITSITEITGMESGCIQTQEIFRFDRSGPGYFQGCALAPRLVERWREEGRGGPQACLFDRRSARPAMDARERPA, from the coding sequence ATGCTGGAATTGGACTTGCGTTTCGATGATGGGGCGAACCGCCTGGTGCGGCTCGCGCCGCCCGTGCTGGTGGGCCGCGCTTCCCACTGCGATGTGCGGATACGCCATTGGCGCGTGGGCCGCGAGCACGCGCGGTTGTCGGTGGTGGCCATGGGCATCGTGATCGACGACCTGGGGGCGCTGGCCGGCACGCTGGTCAATGGCCGGCGCGTTGCCCAGCACGGTCCGCTGGGGCCGGGCGACGAGATCCTGGTCGGGCCTTGCCTGATCCGCGCGCGCCTGATCGGCCATCCCGATTCGGAAGGCGAGGCGTCGCCGCCCGGGACGGGGGGCGCGATCGGCATGCGCGCGGTCGCGGGACAGCCAGGGGACGCCGGCGGCGAGCGCGAAGGCGACGGCGAGGGTAACGAGGAGGGCAATGGCGAGGGTAACGTCAAAGACAACGTCAAGGGCAGGGACCAGGGTAGGGACCAAGACAAGCGCGGCGGCAAGTCCGACAAGCCGGACGAACACGCCGCGGCCCTCGAACCCTCCGCCGCCCCATCCTGCCGCGAGCCGCCCACCCACGGCCTCGCGTCCGGCGCGTCCACGCCCTCGGCGGCTTGCCAGGCCGCGTTCGAAATGCTGCCGCACCGCCGGCGCCTGCACGCGGCCCTGCTGGATGCCCTCGACCTGCGCCGCCGCGACGTTGCCAGAATGAGCGATGCGATGCTGCGCAGCGAAGCCCAGCGCCTGCTCGAAGATCTGGTGCGCGAGGACGGCCATCTGCCCCTGCACGCGGACCGGCGGGCGCTGCTGCGCCAGGTGCTGGACGAAGCCGTGGGGCTGGGCCCCTTGTCGCCGCTGCTGGAGGACCCCGCCATCAGCGAAATCATGGTCAACCGCCACGATGAAATCTATATCGAGCGCCGCGGCCGCCTGTTGCGCCACGGCGCTACCTTCAGCAGCGAGCAGGCCGTCCTGGGCGTCATCGAAAGAATCGTCGCGCCCATCGGCCGGCGCATCGACGAAAGCGCGCCCATGGTGGACGCCCGCCTGCCCGACGGGTCTCGGGTCAATGCGGTGGTGGCGCCCATCGCCTTGAAAGGCGCATGCCTGACCATACGCAAATTCCCCCGGCATGCGCTGACCATGGAGGACTTGCAGCGCATCGGTTCGCTCGATGCCGCCATGACGCAGTTCCTGACGCTGTGCGTGCGCGAAAAGGTGAACCTGGTGGTGGCGGGCGGCACCGGCTCGGGCAAGACCACCTTGCTGAACATCCTGTCGAACGCCATCCCCGACGACGAACGCATCGTCACCATCGAAGACGCGGCCGAACTGCGCCTGCGCCACGCCCACCTGGTCGGCCTGGAGGCGCGCCCCGCCAACCAGGAAGGGCGGGGGCGCATCGAAATCCGCGACCTGGTGCGCAACGCGCTGCGCATGCGTCCGGACCGCATCATCGTCGGCGAGTGCCGGGGCGCCGAGGCCTTCGACATGCTGGCGGCGATGAATACCGGGCACGAGGGCTCGATGACCACCTTGCACGCCAACAGCCCGCGCGATGCCCTGGCCCGGCTGGAAACCATGATACTGATGGCGGGCATGGACTTGCCGCTGGCCGCGGTGCGCGAGCACATCGCTTCCAGCATCCACGTCATCGTGCAGCAGGCGCGCCTGCCAGATGGCCGCCGCGTGATCACGTCCATCACGGAAATCACGGGCATGGAAAGCGGCTGCATCCAGACCCAGGAAATCTTCCGCTTCGATCGTAGCGGACCGGGCTACTTCCAGGGCTGCGCCCTGGCGCCGCGCCTGGTGGAGCGCTGGCGCGAGGAGGGGCGCGGCGGGCCGCAGGCCTGCCTGTTCGACCGCCGCAGCGCTCGGCCG
- a CDS encoding type II and III secretion system protein family protein, with protein MRIPGISCTPCIVRFTRIALVGVLLAAPAVHAGDARPPSAEAPRVLDMLVGETRVLSHKGVNRVAVGDGRVLQALAADGRDVIVFARAAGESSLHVWAGGRRSAYRLRVMPAGTHSARSEIDTLLARIPGARGVAVGEHVVVEGNDLSDADQARVAALAQRYPQVLDFTGKVGWDRMVQLDVQVIELPRGRLSELGMRWDGATEGGLYTGVSLDAVSSGRLARRPGEAPLSTPLRAAPLAGYMGLNALLGARLNLLAQSGEAVVLAQPRLLARSGATAEFLAGGEVPYATTDRNGQAKTVFKPYGVSLRVTPSIGASGAVRSRIEVEASSVDETLPSPAGPALKTRRAVTEFNVRSGHTLVIGGFLSRRKARATSGLPVLSELPWIGGWFGSRREEIQETELAIFVTPTVISGRDPGMRETVRRGQALLRESFDTPPRLLAPDAGMAARTQWDPYSGSGSQWGQWDMVQAGYTGEAQASLVPHPPAPSYPPDLP; from the coding sequence ATGAGGATTCCTGGCATTTCCTGTACTCCCTGCATCGTCCGCTTTACGCGCATCGCGCTGGTCGGCGTCTTGCTGGCCGCTCCGGCCGTGCACGCCGGCGACGCGCGGCCGCCATCGGCCGAAGCCCCACGGGTCCTCGACATGCTGGTCGGTGAAACCCGCGTGCTGTCGCACAAGGGCGTCAACCGCGTGGCGGTAGGGGACGGCCGGGTCTTGCAGGCCTTGGCCGCGGATGGCCGCGACGTCATCGTGTTCGCGCGGGCCGCCGGCGAGTCCTCGCTGCACGTCTGGGCCGGCGGGCGGCGCAGCGCCTATCGGCTGCGCGTCATGCCCGCCGGCACGCACAGCGCCCGCTCGGAGATCGACACCTTGCTCGCGCGCATTCCGGGCGCGCGCGGCGTCGCGGTGGGCGAGCACGTCGTCGTCGAAGGCAACGACCTCAGCGACGCGGACCAGGCCCGCGTCGCGGCGCTGGCGCAGCGCTATCCCCAGGTCCTGGACTTCACCGGCAAGGTCGGCTGGGACCGCATGGTCCAGTTGGACGTGCAGGTGATCGAATTGCCGCGCGGACGGCTGTCGGAACTGGGCATGCGCTGGGATGGCGCCACCGAGGGCGGCCTGTACACGGGCGTCAGCCTGGATGCCGTCTCCAGCGGCCGCCTGGCGCGGCGGCCCGGCGAGGCGCCCCTGTCCACGCCTTTGCGCGCGGCGCCGCTGGCGGGCTATATGGGGCTGAACGCCTTGCTGGGCGCGCGCCTGAACCTGCTGGCGCAATCCGGCGAAGCCGTGGTCCTGGCCCAGCCCCGGCTATTGGCGCGCAGCGGCGCCACGGCGGAGTTCCTGGCGGGCGGCGAGGTGCCCTACGCGACGACGGACCGCAACGGCCAGGCCAAGACCGTTTTCAAGCCCTATGGCGTGTCCTTGCGCGTCACGCCTTCCATCGGCGCCAGCGGCGCCGTCCGTTCCCGCATCGAAGTCGAGGCCAGTTCGGTGGATGAGACGCTGCCGTCGCCGGCCGGCCCCGCCCTCAAGACGCGGCGGGCCGTGACGGAATTCAACGTGCGGTCCGGCCATACGCTGGTCATCGGCGGCTTCCTGTCCCGCCGCAAGGCGCGCGCCACGTCGGGCCTGCCGGTCTTGAGCGAACTGCCGTGGATCGGCGGCTGGTTCGGCAGCCGCCGCGAGGAAATCCAGGAAACGGAGCTGGCCATCTTCGTCACGCCCACGGTGATATCCGGACGGGACCCCGGCATGCGCGAGACCGTCAGGCGCGGCCAGGCCCTATTGCGGGAATCGTTCGATACGCCGCCCCGCCTGCTGGCGCCGGATGCCGGCATGGCGGCGCGGACGCAATGGGACCCCTACAGCGGCAGCGGCTCGCAGTGGGGGCAGTGGGACATGGTCCAGGCCGGCTACACCGGCGAGGCGCAGGCATCCCTTGTTCCCCATCCGCCGGCGCCGTCTTACCCGCCCGATTTGCCTTGA
- the cpaB gene encoding Flp pilus assembly protein CpaB — protein MARFVFRQRWLMAVVALAAGLLAAWAARHHIQGRIAQIESELRQPTVPRLVAAQDLEAGTHIGIDHLAVRDIPQAWAVSGSLPPEDAVQASGSVLTHALRAGEPLLAAHLASAGPQALSRRVATGRRAITIPVDDINSLSGMLQAGDLLDLYVSFEHQRRRITAPLLQGVRVLATGRQAGREGETGPAGVQEGDGAAYSTITLDAGPEDAVKLVAARQDGTITAILRHHRDEQPATVAARGDLAGLLGVEVDRPAPSVSILYGDQIGGEGPGEGDDTHAAPPGLFDAPLPKGLVSRSRPGARTTTGDRP, from the coding sequence ATGGCGCGATTCGTCTTTCGTCAACGCTGGCTCATGGCCGTCGTCGCCCTCGCCGCCGGGCTGCTGGCGGCATGGGCCGCGCGTCATCACATCCAGGGCCGCATCGCGCAGATCGAGTCCGAACTGCGCCAGCCCACCGTGCCGCGCCTGGTCGCCGCCCAGGATCTCGAAGCGGGCACGCACATCGGCATCGATCATCTCGCCGTGCGCGACATCCCGCAGGCCTGGGCGGTCAGCGGCAGCCTGCCGCCCGAAGACGCCGTGCAGGCCAGCGGCAGCGTGCTGACGCATGCCTTGCGGGCCGGCGAGCCCTTGCTGGCGGCGCATCTGGCGAGCGCCGGCCCGCAGGCCTTGTCGCGGCGCGTGGCGACGGGGCGGCGGGCCATCACGATTCCCGTGGACGACATCAATTCGCTGTCGGGCATGCTGCAGGCGGGGGATCTGCTGGACCTGTACGTGTCGTTCGAGCATCAGCGCCGGCGCATCACCGCGCCGCTGCTGCAAGGCGTGCGGGTGCTGGCGACGGGACGCCAGGCCGGCCGCGAAGGGGAGACCGGTCCCGCCGGCGTCCAGGAGGGCGACGGGGCGGCGTATTCGACCATCACCCTCGATGCCGGGCCGGAGGATGCCGTCAAGCTCGTCGCCGCGCGCCAGGACGGCACCATCACGGCCATTCTTCGCCACCACCGCGATGAACAGCCCGCCACCGTGGCCGCGCGCGGCGACCTGGCCGGCTTGCTGGGCGTGGAAGTCGACCGGCCCGCGCCGTCGGTGTCCATCCTGTATGGAGACCAGATTGGCGGCGAAGGCCCGGGCGAGGGCGACGACACGCACGCCGCGCCGCCGGGGCTGTTCGACGCGCCCCTGCCCAAGGGCCTGGTCAGCCGGAGCCGGCCTGGCGCGCGCACGACGACGGGAGACCGGCCATGA
- a CDS encoding tyrosine-type recombinase/integrase, which translates to MARYQLTDRKIATAKPIDKEYFLADGDGLYLRVRPGTHNQPTGLRTWIFRYTNLSGKPDKKSLGTYPERTLAAARDEAEKCRRLLLDEIDPRSTEQKIPKTVLQAVDQWIKESLVNRRLPHGVHVCRLRLNKHILAHIGNDSLRTLTRPKLIGLLDRIRLNGTPAQAGCVLIDLVQMLNYAEDRDWVVKNPIRTLKKRDIEVEDVVRERVLHPPEILILRDRLVQPIYMTNACKAGIWIGLSTLCRAGEIAGCTEDEIDWETRTWRLAPERTKSKREHLIHLSDFAFYWFCKLRDSPVRQTEYLVPGLKGAPHAKYGSFSHQITARQKDDGDIRDADSLLLPKGKWTMHDLRRTGATLMGELGVPEDIIERCLNHRKSNRDEKNTLIYTYQKQQRLFERKMAFDTLGKYLMNLLGHPDTWRPTSENCTVRAELPDMVGQYQKEWMLASQQLAQLLPLLQKETMETLSPQSQARPAVVSLQ; encoded by the coding sequence ATGGCTCGATACCAACTGACCGATCGCAAGATCGCTACAGCGAAGCCCATCGACAAGGAGTACTTCCTCGCCGACGGCGACGGACTGTATCTCCGAGTGCGCCCGGGCACTCACAATCAGCCGACCGGTCTTCGAACATGGATCTTCCGGTACACCAACCTGTCAGGCAAACCAGACAAGAAGTCTCTGGGCACCTATCCAGAACGCACACTGGCCGCCGCGCGCGACGAAGCAGAGAAATGCCGACGACTATTACTGGACGAGATCGATCCGCGCTCTACCGAGCAGAAGATTCCTAAAACAGTTCTACAGGCCGTCGACCAATGGATCAAAGAATCGCTCGTCAACCGGCGCTTACCGCACGGCGTCCACGTGTGCAGGTTGCGGCTCAATAAGCACATCCTGGCCCATATCGGCAATGACAGCCTTAGAACCCTTACCCGTCCAAAGCTAATCGGCCTCCTGGATCGCATCAGACTGAACGGCACGCCGGCACAAGCGGGTTGCGTGCTCATCGACTTGGTCCAGATGTTGAACTACGCCGAGGACCGTGATTGGGTCGTGAAGAACCCAATCCGAACCCTGAAAAAGAGAGACATTGAAGTCGAAGATGTCGTGCGCGAGCGGGTCTTGCACCCTCCAGAAATCCTGATACTTCGCGATCGACTGGTCCAACCGATCTATATGACCAATGCCTGCAAGGCGGGGATATGGATTGGGCTGTCCACGCTCTGCCGTGCTGGTGAGATTGCTGGCTGCACGGAGGACGAGATCGATTGGGAAACACGGACATGGCGTTTGGCACCCGAGCGTACGAAATCAAAGCGCGAGCACCTCATCCATCTCTCAGACTTCGCCTTCTACTGGTTCTGCAAGCTTCGCGATTCACCTGTTCGGCAAACGGAGTATCTAGTGCCGGGTCTAAAGGGCGCTCCTCATGCGAAGTACGGTTCTTTCTCGCATCAGATCACAGCAAGGCAGAAGGATGATGGCGACATTCGAGACGCGGACAGCCTCCTCCTGCCTAAGGGCAAGTGGACCATGCATGACCTACGCCGTACTGGTGCCACGCTGATGGGCGAGCTCGGCGTCCCGGAAGACATCATCGAGCGATGCCTCAATCACCGAAAATCGAATCGGGACGAGAAAAATACCCTCATCTACACCTACCAGAAACAGCAGCGCCTGTTCGAACGAAAGATGGCCTTCGACACACTGGGGAAGTACCTCATGAATCTCCTGGGGCATCCAGATACTTGGCGTCCGACGTCCGAGAACTGCACCGTTCGGGCTGAACTTCCTGACATGGTCGGGCAGTACCAAAAAGAATGGATGCTGGCCAGTCAACAATTGGCTCAGCTTCTTCCCCTCCTCCAGAAGGAGACGATGGAAACGTTGTCACCGCAGAGCCAGGCTAGACCCGCTGTGGTATCACTGCAATAA